A genomic region of Pseudomonas sp. MPC6 contains the following coding sequences:
- a CDS encoding UDP-glucose/GDP-mannose dehydrogenase family protein, whose amino-acid sequence MKISVFGSGYVGLVQAAVLAEVGHDVVCMDIDEKKVELLQQGHVSIFEPGLANLVREGLESKRLQFTTDEKLAVQHGQVLFIAVGTPSRDDGSADLCYVLSVGEAVARHREQPVILVEKSTVPVGTGDTLRAHIDKCLIKVGRLLQFEIVSNPEFLKEGSAVADCRRPDRIVIGCERDDVRDVMRELYAPFNRNHDRIMFMDLRSAELTKYAANCMLATKISFINQIAELAEHLGADIESVRLGIGADSRIGYDFIYAGCGYGGSCFPKDMRALIHSAQQAQCSNDLLQAVEAINQRQKNKLFERINAFYKGDLRGRTFAVWGLAFKPNTDDMRDAPSRVLMEALWEVGAHVRAFDPEAMQQTQSLYQDQPNLSLMGTPEATLSGADALIVCTEWQQFKAPDFDFIHKRLKAPVIFDGRNLYDAERLAHRGFQYFPMGRGDSCRLPIPHQKWNANVAL is encoded by the coding sequence ATGAAAATCAGTGTATTTGGTAGCGGGTATGTTGGCCTGGTGCAGGCCGCAGTGCTGGCGGAAGTCGGCCACGACGTGGTCTGCATGGACATCGACGAAAAGAAAGTCGAGTTGCTGCAACAGGGCCACGTGAGCATTTTCGAACCGGGGCTCGCAAACCTGGTGCGTGAAGGCCTGGAAAGCAAGCGGCTGCAGTTCACCACCGATGAAAAACTCGCGGTGCAACACGGTCAGGTATTGTTCATCGCAGTCGGCACGCCGTCCCGGGACGATGGTTCGGCGGACCTGTGTTACGTGTTGTCGGTGGGCGAAGCCGTGGCCCGTCATCGCGAGCAACCGGTGATTCTGGTGGAGAAATCCACGGTTCCCGTGGGCACCGGTGATACCTTGCGCGCGCACATCGACAAGTGCCTGATCAAGGTCGGTCGGTTGCTGCAGTTCGAGATCGTCTCCAACCCGGAGTTCCTCAAGGAAGGCTCGGCCGTCGCCGATTGCCGGCGTCCAGACCGGATAGTCATCGGTTGCGAGCGTGATGACGTGCGCGACGTGATGCGGGAGCTTTATGCGCCGTTCAATCGCAACCATGACCGAATAATGTTCATGGATCTGCGCAGCGCCGAGCTGACCAAGTACGCCGCCAACTGCATGCTGGCGACCAAGATCAGCTTCATCAACCAGATCGCCGAACTGGCCGAACACCTCGGTGCCGACATCGAATCGGTGCGCCTGGGCATCGGTGCCGACTCACGCATTGGCTACGATTTTATTTATGCCGGTTGTGGTTATGGCGGCTCGTGTTTCCCTAAGGACATGCGCGCGCTGATCCACAGCGCACAACAAGCTCAATGCTCCAATGATCTATTGCAGGCAGTGGAAGCCATTAACCAGCGACAGAAAAATAAACTGTTCGAGCGCATCAATGCGTTCTACAAGGGTGATCTGCGTGGCAGAACATTTGCCGTGTGGGGCCTGGCATTCAAACCTAACACCGATGACATGCGAGATGCACCAAGCCGGGTGCTCATGGAAGCGCTATGGGAAGTCGGCGCACATGTTCGGGCGTTCGATCCCGAGGCTATGCAACAGACCCAATCGTTGTATCAGGACCAACCCAACCTGAGTCTGATGGGGACACCGGAAGCAACGCTCAGTGGTGCCGATGCACTGATCGTTTGCACCGAGTGGCAGCAGTTCAAGGCGCCGGATTTCGACTTCATCCACAAAAGGCTCAAAGCCCCTGTGATCTTCGATGGTCGCAACCTGTACGACGCAGAGCGTCTCGCACACCGGGGTTTCCAATACTTCCCGATGGGGAGAGGCGATTCGTGCAGGTTGCCGATCCCACACCAAAAGTGGAATGCCAACGTCGCGCTGTGA
- a CDS encoding class I SAM-dependent methyltransferase — MSAPVKLKFSEKYDKDHAKKYYLKHQDGLSRKLSHYRDVQMARDALHKAGDPGLVLDLPCGAGRFWPLLAENSNRIIIGADNSPDMITTALENQPADIVKRVKPLETSAFAIDLPGNSVDCIFSMRLIHHIGESAHRLAMLQEFHRVTRDTVILSMWVDGNFKSWKRRRHEQRRKARGEQSEYQNRFVIPRSVAETEFKQAGFAIDSKSDFIPFYAMWRVYVLRKI; from the coding sequence ATGAGCGCCCCTGTCAAACTTAAATTTTCCGAAAAATACGATAAAGATCACGCAAAAAAATACTACCTGAAGCATCAGGATGGTCTGTCGCGGAAATTGTCCCATTATCGGGACGTACAGATGGCGCGAGATGCGTTGCACAAGGCGGGAGACCCTGGGCTGGTTCTCGACCTTCCATGCGGAGCGGGGCGGTTCTGGCCTTTGCTTGCAGAAAACTCTAATCGAATCATCATTGGCGCAGACAATTCGCCGGATATGATTACCACCGCACTGGAGAATCAACCTGCCGATATAGTCAAGCGTGTGAAGCCTCTCGAGACTTCAGCGTTTGCCATTGATCTACCTGGTAATTCGGTCGACTGTATTTTCAGCATGCGACTGATTCATCACATCGGTGAATCTGCGCATCGATTGGCGATGCTACAAGAGTTTCATAGGGTGACACGAGACACCGTCATCTTGTCGATGTGGGTCGATGGCAACTTTAAGTCATGGAAGCGAAGGCGCCACGAACAGCGGCGCAAGGCCAGAGGCGAGCAGAGTGAATACCAAAATAGGTTTGTTATCCCTCGATCCGTCGCAGAAACTGAATTCAAGCAGGCCGGATTCGCCATCGATAGCAAGTCGGACTTTATCCCGTTTTATGCAATGTGGCGTGTTTACGTTCTGCGCAAGATTTAA
- a CDS encoding histidine phosphatase family protein produces the protein MPRTPIDGSLISRFVPHSLRLHGKYLALIVITLVLGTVVLWCLTATPVMDLGAGNNMIKSQLKEKWMQGSIVVLVRHAERCDRSANPCLGDTEGITVNGSNAAIAVGTGLRQLGLDKARMIASPSTRTRQTADLISGRAVTTQDWVSACDSGFKDAVSAHKSRNENLILITHSGCIDHFERQMGVRAGQRSSAYTQSLFVEEDGRHEPRILGSLNAGQWKELADAL, from the coding sequence ATGCCCCGCACCCCGATCGATGGCTCGTTAATTTCAAGATTCGTCCCGCACTCTCTTCGCTTACATGGCAAATACCTTGCGCTGATAGTCATCACTCTCGTGCTCGGTACAGTGGTTTTATGGTGTTTGACGGCGACCCCTGTGATGGATCTGGGCGCGGGCAACAACATGATCAAGTCACAGCTGAAAGAGAAATGGATGCAAGGTTCCATAGTGGTTCTGGTGAGGCACGCCGAACGATGTGACCGATCGGCGAACCCCTGTCTGGGCGACACCGAAGGCATTACCGTCAATGGTAGTAATGCTGCGATAGCGGTCGGTACAGGTTTACGACAACTAGGTCTTGATAAAGCCCGGATGATCGCCAGTCCTTCGACTCGCACCCGGCAGACAGCTGATCTGATATCGGGTCGGGCCGTAACGACTCAGGATTGGGTTAGTGCATGCGATAGCGGCTTCAAAGATGCCGTGTCAGCTCATAAAAGCCGCAATGAGAATCTGATCCTAATCACCCATAGCGGTTGTATCGATCATTTCGAGCGCCAGATGGGGGTACGTGCGGGACAACGCTCCAGCGCTTACACGCAATCGCTGTTCGTCGAGGAGGATGGCAGGCACGAACCCAGGATTCTCGGATCATTGAATGCCGGACAGTGGAAAGAATTGGCTGATGCTCTTTAA
- a CDS encoding HAMP domain-containing sensor histidine kinase → MDFKQSLTKRIVIVFTLMSALVAGVFAVGIISTVHVVERNLTAISLGGGLNRLLRMDSTSEWSHQPEKDELFFYQGGQGLMAMDPKLEALAPGFQEIQYQGQDFYVMAGEVNGQKYVLLRDKLSLKQREHVLFAVVFVGFVLSIALATLLGRLLARRVMAPVIRLARQVRHRDQLLDLAPPLHPDYAVDEVGELALSFDQTLGRLRAAVGREKLFTSDVSKELHTPLMVLASSCEQLLSNPSLDPRSSAQVGRIARASEEMRQLVDTFLMLARAREDAGSEASATLKEVADGLVEIWGRLIREKGIEFIYVRGHTSLERHNLTFLQSVMGNLLRNAWHYTDRGYIRLTLGEQGFSVEDSGIGIPLEKQQEMFQPFVRGDESRGEGLGLGLSLVQRICHKQNWRVELTSLEPNGCCFTVELTQSSLAGSVNSQVY, encoded by the coding sequence ATGGATTTCAAACAAAGTTTGACCAAACGGATTGTGATCGTATTTACCCTGATGAGCGCTTTGGTCGCGGGGGTCTTTGCCGTCGGGATTATCTCGACGGTACACGTGGTCGAGCGCAATCTCACCGCCATCAGCCTGGGCGGGGGGTTGAATCGTTTACTGCGGATGGACAGCACTAGCGAGTGGAGCCATCAACCGGAAAAGGATGAACTGTTTTTCTACCAGGGCGGGCAGGGGCTTATGGCAATGGACCCGAAGCTGGAAGCACTGGCTCCGGGTTTTCAGGAGATTCAATATCAGGGTCAGGACTTCTATGTCATGGCCGGAGAGGTAAATGGCCAGAAGTACGTTTTATTGCGTGACAAACTCAGTCTCAAGCAACGTGAACATGTGCTGTTTGCCGTGGTGTTCGTTGGTTTCGTCTTGAGCATTGCTCTGGCGACATTGCTGGGCAGATTGCTGGCCCGGCGGGTGATGGCCCCGGTGATTCGCTTAGCACGCCAGGTGAGGCATCGCGACCAACTGCTTGATCTGGCGCCGCCGCTTCATCCCGATTATGCCGTGGATGAAGTCGGGGAACTGGCATTGTCCTTCGATCAGACTCTAGGCCGGTTACGAGCCGCGGTAGGTAGGGAAAAGCTCTTTACCAGTGATGTTAGCAAAGAATTACATACGCCATTGATGGTGCTGGCCAGTTCCTGTGAACAGCTACTCAGTAATCCCTCGCTGGACCCGCGGTCCTCGGCCCAGGTCGGCCGGATTGCCCGGGCCAGCGAAGAAATGCGGCAGCTGGTCGACACGTTTCTGATGTTGGCACGCGCTCGTGAGGACGCTGGCAGCGAGGCGAGCGCGACGTTAAAAGAAGTCGCCGATGGCCTGGTAGAAATATGGGGCCGGTTGATTCGTGAAAAAGGCATCGAGTTCATCTATGTCCGTGGGCATACTTCACTGGAGCGCCATAATCTGACGTTTCTTCAGTCGGTCATGGGCAATTTGTTGCGCAATGCCTGGCACTACACGGATCGAGGTTACATTCGGTTGACGCTGGGTGAACAAGGTTTCAGTGTCGAAGACAGCGGCATCGGCATTCCGTTAGAAAAGCAACAGGAGATGTTTCAGCCTTTCGTCAGGGGCGATGAGAGCCGCGGCGAGGGCCTCGGGCTAGGGCTTTCTCTGGTTCAGCGAATCTGTCACAAGCAGAACTGGCGGGTGGAGCTTACTAGTCTGGAACCCAACGGCTGTTGTTTTACCGTTGAGCTGACACAGTCGTCGCTGGCTGGGTCAGTGAATTCCCAGGTTTACTGA
- the cysQ gene encoding 3'(2'),5'-bisphosphate nucleotidase CysQ, translating into MNESMAVLLEDVIGIARAAGELVMEVYRSDFEVRGKVDTSPVTEADERAETLILQALAARTPQIPVISEEAAAAGQVPEVGRRFWLVDPLDGTKEFINRNGEFTVNIALIDNGEPVLGVVLAPALERLFAGARDCGAFIEQAGQRQAIHCRAVTEEGMDVVASRSHGDAEALDAFLDGRKVRSLISAGSSLKICLVAAGEADLYPRLGRTMEWDIAAGHAVLVAAGGQVCTLAGDALRYGKPGLDNPHFYARGLQ; encoded by the coding sequence ATGAACGAGTCAATGGCTGTTCTGCTCGAAGATGTCATCGGTATTGCCCGCGCGGCGGGCGAGTTGGTGATGGAGGTGTACCGCTCGGATTTCGAGGTGCGCGGGAAAGTCGACACCTCCCCGGTGACCGAAGCTGACGAGCGCGCCGAGACCCTGATTCTGCAGGCCTTGGCGGCGCGCACACCGCAGATTCCGGTGATTTCCGAAGAAGCCGCCGCCGCTGGCCAGGTGCCCGAGGTGGGCCGGCGTTTCTGGCTGGTGGACCCGCTGGATGGCACCAAGGAGTTCATCAATCGCAACGGCGAGTTCACCGTCAATATCGCCCTGATCGATAACGGCGAACCGGTGCTGGGGGTGGTCCTGGCGCCCGCGCTGGAGCGCCTGTTCGCCGGTGCCCGGGATTGCGGAGCCTTTATCGAACAGGCCGGACAGCGCCAGGCCATCCATTGTCGGGCGGTGACGGAGGAGGGAATGGACGTGGTTGCCAGCCGCTCCCATGGGGATGCCGAGGCGCTGGATGCATTCCTCGACGGGCGCAAGGTGCGCTCCCTGATAAGTGCCGGCTCATCGCTGAAGATTTGCCTGGTGGCGGCCGGCGAAGCGGACCTTTATCCGCGCCTGGGACGCACCATGGAGTGGGATATCGCCGCGGGGCATGCGGTGCTGGTCGCCGCCGGCGGACAGGTCTGCACCCTGGCCGGCGATGCGTTGCGCTATGGCAAGCCCGGCCTGGACAACCCGCATTTCTACGCGCGTGGACTGCAGTGA
- the cysD gene encoding sulfate adenylyltransferase subunit CysD — MLSGARELATHIGQQAARSSHDDALDNMTGVAPTLPPNPMLQMLRLMLKHQVAHKSEPRQLYVDKRQQQKAKGRSMTLTHLQRLEAESIQAMREVVAESDNPVMLYSIGKDSAVMLHLAMKAFYPAKPPFPLLHVDTTWKFQEMYRFRDQMVAKLNVDLLTHTNPEGVEMGISPFKHGSQIHTDIMKTEGLKQALDHYGFDAAFGGARRDEEKSRAKERIFSFRSDQHRWDPKNQRPELWHLYNTRKHKGESIRVFPLSNWTELDIWQYIHLENIPIVPLYFAAPRPVVERDGMLIMVDDERMPLNPGEVPMIRNVRFRTLGCYPLTGAVESDADTLPKIIQEMLLTRTSERQGRMIDHDSAASMEKKKQEGYF, encoded by the coding sequence ATGCTCAGCGGCGCCCGCGAGCTGGCGACCCACATCGGCCAGCAAGCTGCGCGCAGCAGCCATGACGATGCGCTCGACAACATGACCGGTGTCGCGCCCACCCTGCCCCCCAACCCCATGCTGCAGATGTTGCGCCTGATGTTAAAACATCAAGTCGCGCATAAGTCCGAACCGCGGCAGTTGTACGTTGATAAGCGACAACAACAAAAAGCGAAAGGAAGATCTATGACGCTTACCCACCTGCAACGACTGGAAGCCGAAAGCATCCAGGCCATGCGCGAGGTTGTCGCCGAATCCGACAACCCGGTCATGCTTTACTCCATCGGCAAGGACAGCGCGGTCATGCTGCACCTGGCCATGAAGGCCTTCTACCCGGCCAAGCCGCCCTTCCCTTTGCTGCATGTCGACACCACCTGGAAGTTCCAGGAGATGTATCGCTTCCGCGATCAGATGGTGGCCAAACTCAACGTGGACCTGCTGACCCACACCAACCCCGAAGGCGTTGAAATGGGGATCAGCCCGTTCAAGCACGGCTCGCAAATCCACACCGACATCATGAAGACCGAAGGTCTGAAGCAGGCGCTGGATCACTACGGCTTCGACGCGGCTTTCGGCGGCGCACGCCGCGACGAAGAAAAATCCCGGGCCAAGGAACGGATTTTCTCCTTCCGCTCCGACCAGCACCGCTGGGACCCGAAGAACCAGCGCCCGGAGCTCTGGCACCTGTACAACACCCGTAAACACAAGGGTGAGTCGATCCGCGTGTTCCCCCTCTCCAACTGGACCGAGCTGGACATCTGGCAGTACATCCACCTGGAAAACATCCCGATCGTACCGCTGTACTTCGCCGCGCCGCGCCCGGTGGTCGAGCGTGACGGGATGCTGATCATGGTCGATGACGAGCGCATGCCGCTCAACCCGGGTGAAGTGCCGATGATTCGCAACGTGCGCTTCCGCACCCTCGGTTGCTACCCCCTCACCGGTGCCGTCGAATCCGATGCCGATACGCTGCCCAAGATCATTCAGGAAATGCTGCTGACCCGCACATCCGAGCGTCAGGGGCGAATGATCGACCACGACTCGGCCGCATCGATGGAGAAGAAAAAACAAGAGGGGTATTTCTAA
- the cysN gene encoding sulfate adenylyltransferase subunit CysN, translating into MAHVSDLIAEDIEQYLKAHEHKSLLRFLTCGSVDDGKSTLIGRLLYDSKMLFEDQMEALEADSKKVGTQGGELDFALLVDGLAAEREQGITIDVAYRFFSTDRRKFIVADTPGHEQYTRNMVTGASTADVAVVMIDARRGVLTQSRRHSYLASLLGIRKVVLAVNKMDLMDYSEKVYNAIVDDYRAFAKQIGLQDFTAIPMSALRGENITEQSEHMLWYRGTTLMGYLETVEIDEAHQQKLSFRMPVQWVNRPNLDFRGFTGTIASGVIRPGDRVRVLPGGQESRISRIVTLDGDLQQAVAGQSITLTLTEEVDCSRGDVLSTAEDPTSVADQFQVSLIWMHEQAMLAGRPYLMKIGGKTLPVTLSMPKYKVNVNTMEHLAAKELALNEIGVCNLFTSQPIAFDAYKDNRETGSFILIDRLSNATVGAGLIEYSLRRSQNIHMQHVDVSKQARAEQMGQQPVLLWFTGLSGAGKSAIANLLETRLYARGRHTYLLDGDNVRHGLNRDLGFTDADRVENIRRVAEVSKLFVDAGLIVLTAFISPFRSEREMARGLLQEGEFIEIFVDTPLAVAEERDPKGLYKKVRRGELKNFTGIDSPYEVPNKPDIHIKTGELTPEKAVDRIIAVLTERGIIGKEF; encoded by the coding sequence ATGGCACACGTATCTGACCTGATTGCCGAGGATATCGAGCAATACCTCAAGGCCCACGAGCACAAGAGCCTGCTGCGCTTCCTGACCTGCGGCAGTGTGGACGATGGCAAGAGCACCCTGATCGGGCGCCTGCTCTACGATTCGAAAATGCTCTTCGAAGACCAGATGGAAGCACTGGAGGCCGACTCGAAAAAAGTCGGCACCCAGGGTGGCGAACTGGACTTCGCCCTGTTGGTGGACGGCCTGGCCGCCGAGCGCGAACAAGGCATCACCATCGACGTGGCCTACCGTTTTTTCTCCACTGACCGGCGCAAGTTCATCGTTGCCGACACCCCGGGGCATGAGCAGTACACCCGCAACATGGTGACCGGTGCCTCCACGGCCGACGTGGCCGTGGTGATGATCGATGCACGACGCGGCGTCCTGACTCAATCCAGGCGTCACAGCTATCTGGCCTCGTTGCTCGGCATTCGCAAGGTGGTCCTGGCGGTCAACAAGATGGACCTGATGGACTATTCGGAGAAAGTCTATAACGCCATCGTCGACGACTACCGCGCCTTCGCCAAGCAGATCGGTCTACAGGATTTCACCGCCATCCCGATGTCCGCGCTACGGGGCGAGAACATCACCGAGCAAAGCGAACACATGCTTTGGTACCGCGGTACCACGCTGATGGGCTACCTGGAAACCGTCGAGATCGACGAGGCGCACCAACAGAAACTGTCGTTCCGTATGCCGGTGCAGTGGGTCAACCGCCCCAACCTGGATTTCCGTGGCTTCACCGGCACCATCGCCAGCGGCGTGATTCGTCCTGGTGACCGGGTACGCGTGTTGCCGGGCGGACAAGAGAGCCGAATCTCGCGCATCGTCACCCTCGACGGTGACTTGCAACAAGCCGTGGCCGGACAGTCGATCACCCTGACCCTGACCGAAGAAGTCGATTGCAGTCGCGGCGATGTGCTGTCCACCGCAGAAGACCCGACCAGCGTGGCCGACCAGTTCCAGGTCAGCCTGATCTGGATGCACGAGCAGGCCATGCTCGCCGGTCGCCCCTACCTGATGAAAATCGGCGGCAAAACCCTGCCGGTGACCTTGTCGATGCCCAAGTACAAGGTCAACGTCAACACCATGGAACACTTGGCGGCCAAAGAGTTGGCGCTGAACGAGATTGGCGTGTGCAACCTCTTTACCAGCCAGCCGATCGCCTTCGATGCCTACAAGGACAACCGTGAAACCGGCAGCTTCATCCTCATCGACCGTCTGTCGAACGCCACCGTTGGCGCGGGCCTGATCGAGTATTCCCTGCGCCGTTCGCAGAATATTCATATGCAGCACGTGGATGTGAGCAAGCAAGCGCGCGCCGAACAGATGGGCCAGCAGCCCGTGCTGCTGTGGTTCACCGGTTTGTCCGGCGCCGGCAAGTCGGCCATCGCCAACCTGCTGGAAACCCGCCTGTACGCCCGCGGCCGGCACACCTACTTGCTCGACGGCGACAACGTGCGCCACGGCCTGAACCGCGACCTGGGCTTCACCGATGCCGACCGGGTGGAAAACATCCGCCGGGTGGCCGAGGTGTCCAAGTTGTTCGTGGATGCCGGGCTGATTGTATTGACGGCCTTCATCTCGCCGTTCCGTTCCGAGCGCGAGATGGCGCGCGGGCTGCTGCAGGAAGGCGAGTTCATCGAGATCTTCGTCGACACGCCGCTGGCCGTGGCCGAGGAGCGTGATCCCAAGGGCCTGTACAAGAAAGTCCGCCGTGGCGAGTTGAAGAACTTCACCGGCATCGACTCACCTTACGAGGTGCCGAACAAGCCGGACATCCATATCAAGACCGGCGAGCTGACGCCGGAGAAAGCAGTGGATCGCATCATCGCGGTGCTGACCGAGCGCGGCATCATCGGTAAAGAGTTCTAG
- a CDS encoding DUF1214 domain-containing protein — protein sequence MTISSIDEQHLLSGQTWSTFCDHLKRCGEQILRPEAPADAATRAEGFRYLTRLLRIGLEMHIEFADPAFPSFFKTSHETAKIGADNPDNLYEYSRLDGTLDYRIKGQRGSVAYLSFGTQKGGYETDGTLIQTGFIDASQLEVDAQGNFEIILSREPKPGNWLKMEDATNALIVRQTFLDRRIEAPAKLGIERMGTDSKPQALDPATFQQGLARVSSFVENTARLFADWSQSYLPHSNQLPPANQALCQSVGGDPNIFYYHSHWALAEDEALVIHIDKVPECDFWNLQINNYWMESLDYRHHQICFNKHQAQYDDNGGVTLVLSELDPGLSNWLQTAGVRQGTMCLRWVGAQEQCHPTTQVVKVTAIAEAL from the coding sequence ATGACAATCAGCTCGATTGACGAACAACACCTGTTGAGTGGCCAGACCTGGTCCACGTTTTGCGATCACCTCAAACGCTGCGGCGAGCAGATTCTGCGCCCCGAAGCGCCGGCCGATGCGGCCACCCGCGCCGAAGGTTTCCGCTACCTCACGCGGTTGCTGCGCATTGGCCTGGAAATGCACATCGAGTTTGCCGATCCGGCCTTTCCCAGCTTCTTCAAAACCTCCCACGAGACCGCGAAGATCGGTGCCGACAACCCGGACAATCTCTACGAGTACTCGCGCCTGGACGGCACGCTGGACTATCGCATCAAAGGTCAGCGCGGCAGCGTCGCCTACCTGAGTTTCGGCACCCAGAAAGGCGGTTATGAAACCGACGGTACGCTGATCCAGACCGGCTTCATCGATGCCAGCCAATTGGAAGTCGATGCCCAGGGCAACTTCGAAATCATCCTCAGCCGCGAGCCGAAACCGGGCAACTGGCTGAAAATGGAAGACGCCACCAACGCCCTGATCGTGCGCCAGACGTTTCTCGACCGGCGGATTGAAGCGCCGGCCAAGCTGGGCATTGAGCGCATGGGTACCGATTCCAAGCCACAGGCCCTTGATCCGGCGACCTTCCAGCAAGGCCTGGCGCGGGTCTCCAGTTTCGTGGAGAACACCGCCAGGCTGTTCGCCGACTGGAGCCAAAGCTACCTGCCTCACAGCAATCAACTGCCACCGGCCAACCAGGCCCTGTGTCAGTCAGTGGGCGGCGACCCGAACATTTTCTACTACCACTCGCACTGGGCGCTGGCTGAAGACGAAGCCTTGGTCATCCACATCGACAAAGTGCCGGAGTGCGACTTCTGGAACCTGCAGATCAACAACTACTGGATGGAGTCGCTGGACTACCGCCACCACCAGATCTGCTTTAACAAACACCAGGCCCAATACGACGACAACGGCGGCGTGACCCTGGTCCTCAGCGAGCTGGATCCCGGGCTGAGTAACTGGCTGCAAACCGCCGGCGTACGCCAAGGCACGATGTGCCTGCGCTGGGTCGGTGCCCAGGAGCAATGCCACCCCACCACCCAAGTCGTAAAAGTGACTGCCATCGCGGAGGCCCTATGA
- a CDS encoding sulfotransferase, translating to MNAHTLIEELTVDSLLASAIARTDGLSNFGDDNYRESLEALLVALAAEAGLSQTGQYLLQERLVGQLVNRLVIEDYLVRYPQITQIQIDDPLVIVGLPRTGTTMLQRTLAVDPRFHSAAWWETRFPAPLADETLAVPAKRIAQAKAEVELMAQVIPQILAIHPLDAMLCDEEFMLMEHSFMCAMDAYVNVPSYTRWLDQQDQRPVYTQLKKMLQFLQWQKGQRGEPAGQRWLLKAPQHLHTLHLLLDVFPKAQVILTHREPAQTIPSMASMAHTLWQMYSDTPDPKAAGEQWNHRMARGIRHTMQVRDQHAAERFLDIHFADTVSQPMDVLERVYAFADLPFTDKARADAQAWLAQNSREKRASHDYSLERFGLNEAQMTEDYKEYRARHLSANH from the coding sequence ATGAACGCGCATACCCTGATTGAAGAGTTGACCGTCGACAGCCTGCTGGCCAGCGCCATCGCGCGCACCGACGGCCTGAGCAATTTTGGCGATGACAACTATCGCGAGTCTCTGGAGGCGCTGCTGGTTGCCTTGGCCGCCGAAGCCGGGTTGTCGCAGACCGGCCAGTACTTGCTGCAGGAAAGGCTGGTGGGACAACTGGTCAATCGCCTGGTGATCGAGGACTACCTTGTCCGCTATCCGCAAATCACCCAGATACAGATCGACGATCCGCTCGTCATCGTAGGCCTGCCACGCACCGGCACCACCATGCTGCAACGCACGCTGGCGGTTGACCCGCGCTTCCACTCGGCGGCCTGGTGGGAGACCCGCTTCCCGGCACCGCTGGCAGACGAAACCCTGGCCGTGCCGGCCAAACGCATCGCCCAGGCCAAGGCCGAGGTCGAGCTGATGGCGCAGGTCATCCCGCAGATCCTCGCCATCCACCCGCTGGATGCCATGCTCTGCGACGAAGAGTTCATGCTCATGGAACACTCGTTCATGTGCGCCATGGACGCCTACGTCAACGTGCCCAGCTATACCCGCTGGCTTGATCAGCAAGATCAGCGGCCGGTCTATACCCAGCTGAAAAAAATGCTGCAGTTCCTGCAATGGCAGAAAGGCCAACGGGGTGAACCCGCAGGCCAGCGCTGGCTGCTCAAAGCTCCCCAACACCTGCACACCCTGCATCTGCTGCTGGATGTTTTCCCGAAGGCGCAGGTGATTCTGACCCACCGCGAGCCGGCCCAGACCATCCCGTCAATGGCGAGCATGGCCCACACCCTGTGGCAGATGTACAGCGACACGCCTGATCCGAAAGCCGCCGGCGAACAGTGGAACCACCGCATGGCGCGTGGCATCCGTCACACCATGCAGGTCCGCGACCAGCACGCTGCCGAGCGCTTTCTCGACATCCACTTCGCCGACACCGTGAGCCAGCCGATGGACGTGCTGGAAAGGGTCTACGCCTTTGCCGATCTGCCGTTTACCGACAAGGCCCGCGCCGACGCGCAGGCATGGCTGGCGCAAAACAGCCGGGAAAAACGTGCCAGCCACGACTACAGCCTGGAGCGCTTCGGTTTGAACGAGGCGCAGATGACTGAGGACTACAAGGAATATCGCGCCCGTCACTTGAGTGCCAACCACTAA